A window of Fusobacterium sp. genomic DNA:
CAGCAATGGTGGAGATAGCTGTTATGAATCTTATGGCAATAATGCTTGGTCATGATCCAGAAAAGCTTTATAGTGAAGGATTAAAAAGAATGACTGAAGAAGAAAGAAAAATTTTAGAGACTTAGTTGGGAGGGAAATTTGGATAATTTCTTAGATATAAAAAATAAAATAATAAAAAGTAAAAAAATATTCATAACTGCTCATGTAAATCCAGATGGAGATGCAGTAGGTGCAGGATTAGCTTTGTTATCTGGTATTGAAAAATTTAATAGTAACTGTGAAGTAAGATTTGTTCTTCAAGATAAAACTCCTGATAGGGTAAAATTTTTAGAACTAGAAAAAAGGGCGGAGATATATGATAAAAATAAAAAATATGATATGGATCTTGCTATATGTGTTGACAGTGCTACTTTAGAAAGAATAGGAGAAGTTGAAAAGGCCATAAAAAATATATTTACAATAAATATTGATCATCATATTAGTAATCCTAAATATGGAGATATAAATTATCTAGAAAATGTTTCTTCTACAAGTGAGATAATATATAAATTTTTAAAATTTTTAGATGTTGAAATTGATATAAATATAGGAGAAGCACTTTATACTGGACTTGTAAATGATACAGGAAATTTTAAGCATGGTAATGTAACAG
This region includes:
- a CDS encoding bifunctional oligoribonuclease/PAP phosphatase NrnA, with amino-acid sequence MDNFLDIKNKIIKSKKIFITAHVNPDGDAVGAGLALLSGIEKFNSNCEVRFVLQDKTPDRVKFLELEKRAEIYDKNKKYDMDLAICVDSATLERIGEVEKAIKNIFTINIDHHISNPKYGDINYLENVSSTSEIIYKFLKFLDVEIDINIGEALYTGLVNDTGNFKHGNVTEETFKMAGYLVKIGVDNSKIVREFLNTKSIAAIKFLGQAMYEMKFDEKKKLAYFYLDNKDFMKNGGRKEDTEEIVENLISYEKAEVSLFLREDKVGIIKGSMRSKHDIDVNSIAGMFGGGGHLKASGFTSELSAEEIVRMILEKL